Part of the Desulfolutivibrio sulfoxidireducens genome is shown below.
GTGCAGACGGCGATATTTCTGGCCACGTCCCTGATCATGCTTTTCACCCTGCGCAAGCTGTTCATGCGCACCTTTGGCGGCAGGCTCAAGGAGGGGGCGGACAAGGACATGGCCGACCGGGCCGTGGGCCGCCAGGCCCTGGTGACCTCGGCCATCTCTCCGGCCGGTCCCGGCGAGATCAAATTTCGCGGCAGTTTCTGGCGGGCCGCCGCCGATGTGGACATTGCGGAGGGCCAAACCGTGGTCATCGAGGGTCCGGCCTCGGACGACGGTCTGACGTTTCGGGTCAAACCCTTATAAGGAGCCCCCAT
Proteins encoded:
- a CDS encoding NfeD family protein gives rise to the protein MFDASAPLVWFLIGVGFLLAELALPGLILLFFCFGCWIAAILLLMVDMAVEVQTAIFLATSLIMLFTLRKLFMRTFGGRLKEGADKDMADRAVGRQALVTSAISPAGPGEIKFRGSFWRAAADVDIAEGQTVVIEGPASDDGLTFRVKPL